The following are encoded together in the Candidatus Effluviviaceae Genus I sp. genome:
- a CDS encoding TldD/PmbA family protein, producing the protein MRDVLQDIVANHAGWLELRAHERRALSVLVRKGVVESAAFRTVSGVGARVLVDGTWGFSSAASFERADVARAAHDAVAAARASSAGRSRRVARLQDCALAVGDFRTGDAADLAARSTEEKTALAVGAEARIRASSAAIRSASARYSEIVDRKWIVSTDGADAHIEDTKAEFAVGAVAGEGDEMTTAFRGVGVTGGLRDLFAAATADEMADHVARI; encoded by the coding sequence ATGCGGGACGTCCTGCAGGACATTGTGGCGAACCACGCGGGCTGGCTCGAGCTCCGCGCGCACGAGCGGCGGGCGCTGTCCGTGCTCGTGCGGAAGGGCGTCGTCGAGTCGGCCGCTTTCCGAACGGTGAGTGGCGTCGGCGCGCGCGTGCTCGTGGACGGCACCTGGGGGTTCTCGAGCGCCGCGTCGTTCGAGCGCGCGGACGTCGCGCGCGCCGCGCACGACGCGGTCGCCGCCGCGCGCGCGTCGTCCGCCGGGCGGTCGAGGCGCGTCGCGCGCCTTCAGGACTGCGCGCTGGCCGTCGGCGACTTCCGGACCGGCGACGCCGCCGATCTCGCCGCGCGCTCGACCGAGGAGAAGACGGCGCTCGCGGTCGGGGCGGAGGCGCGCATCCGCGCGTCGTCCGCGGCGATCAGGTCCGCCTCGGCGCGGTACTCGGAGATCGTGGACCGCAAGTGGATCGTCTCCACGGACGGCGCGGACGCGCACATCGAGGACACGAAGGCGGAGTTCGCCGTGGGCGCCGTCGCCGGCGAGGGCGACGAGATGACGACGGCGTTCCGGGGCGTCGGCGTGACGGGCGGGCTGCGCGACCTGTTTGCCGCCGCGACCGCCGACGAGATGGCCGACCACGTCGCGCGCATC